The sequence CATTGATGGAAGCAGAGTTGGCCGGATTCCTAAGGGTACCACTGTCTACACGCTAGCACCAACCCCATATACACATGCTAATTCTCTTTCTTAAATCTGTGTCTGTGATGCCTTGTCTGTCTAACATCAATGAATTGCACATGCTATTATCTGTGTTTTGAAcatcctccctcttctcctacCCCTGTAGTCGCAGAAAGATCCAGACGCTGTGGACCGCATCATGAAGGATCTTGACACCAATGGGGATGGGGAGGTGAACTTTGAGGAGTTTGTGTCTCTGGTCGTTGGCCTTTCCATCGCTTGTGAGCAGTGCTTCCAGCTGCACATGAAGAAGGGAAAGAAGTGAGGTAGCCTAGTGTGCGGAGTGGGCTACAGAGAAGGGTCGAGAAGAGTGTGCCTTTTGTACCAAGTATTCTTTTGTTATGTGAGTTTCAATAAAACACTGGCTTTTTTGAATGATTGTCCGTATACATGTTTCAGcagagtaaagtgtgtgtgtgtcaggattgtgcacaattcgaattgcaataatgcttcctgtttgctagctcaattaaaaataaattaaattggaatttaagagccagtttcaattaaattctggaattttgcacaagcttggtgtgtgtgtgtgcatgtgtattttgaAGAGATTTGGATGATTTCAGGAAGTCGTTTAATTAGACCATACTTACAAAGCTATCCATATACGGCATCGACAAAAGTGAACATAAAAATGACATCACGTCTCAATTATTAGGATGTTCTTCAGCCATTTGGATTGAATGGAAGTGGTTTTCTCTTGTCCCGTGACACTGAGGCAGCGCCAGAGATATTTCTGCAGGTGCTATGGGGGAGCTCGGCTTCGAAGGTGCTATATGAGGGTCATATGGTTCTCTActacaacaaccccccccccccccccccatcttcttAAAAGTGATTGTCATCTGTTTACATGTTAGCTCTCTCCATGGAAAGCGTTATAGGCTACAAATCGACTGTATATTATTCGGCTACCTCCGACGCCGACAGACattgcctataggcctacttgcaataGGCTCACTGCTTGACGCTACCCCACTGGGAGAAATATCGCCCCTTAACATCGAGAACCTTTCAGAAATTATGGGTTAGCAAAAACATAGTTTTGGTggacggagatgcagatcatcacCCCCTCATTCAGttgtttgcgcaacagcccatgttctgccATTACTCCAGCGAGAGTGAAATACATGTTTAAAAGTGGTGCCATCACCATCGGCTATTTGCTACGACATTTACATCTGTCACAAGTCGTGACTTATAGCCATTAAACTTTTAATTCGCAACAGCCTAATTTCGAATAGACTAAATGTATGAAACATTATAAAGCTTTTAAAACATCTAATACCCCTAGTAGCCAGTTTGATATAAaattgacatttacatttatggaaagttacaggtaatagcctattctgtttttgttaagtagcctacGTTGCCTATATTTTTAAATTATAAACCATTAGGCCTATTTTCTTGGGGGTGCTATCGCCCTCCTGGCGGTACCCGGACATATATGATCTGGGAAGAACCATCACAGAATCCTTGATTCTGCTGCGTTTCAACCCTACTGTatctggtgaaatttcaccaataagactctgataccatcctagcaacattCTGGATAACATCCCCTAGTTGCTAGGATACCATCTCCTagttgctaggatggtatcagagTGTTAAGTTGGTGAAATTTAACCATGTGATGAGTTTTCCCAGATCCCGTCACATACCATAATCATTGGATGGTTCTGAAATtactttaaaggaaaattccggtttttagcactttaaggcccttttctggtttgttttggatgaactagagtggtggacaccgaaatcttgacgattggtcctgtctcgacttttctgactcgttttgaatcgcctttgactgctcagggtggctgccaatgggcatactgtaggctactcaaacatgtcctaaaacaacccttaacgttttcaaaactgtgcaactcattagtggtgttcgttgtttattaaaataaaatatatcggcgcaatgtatgatttccagccgtcttagcTATTgttgaactattttttcagacacctcacaaccgctaTAAactgcacgttgatattactgcaccaccgtctatgcttcaggttcaaatattgagcggaagtttatttctgtctttcaactgaaatcaatgggattttacaaaatgccaaataaaacacgaaagaaactgtatttcgctacgctacttgtttatTTAAACATAGCAacaattggggggggggcattttgagCATTGTTGAATGGGGGCAtatccaattcaattcaattcaattcaattttattGGTCACATAAAATTATACagagtatggaccctttcaagagagttccattatcagcatcatagttggccccacaagcttccgttttaacattccatatgttatcttaatgcagaggaagtagattggggcccaaatagaactttcaagcattgtttttgtttttattgttgaaagggtctatatgtcaTGAAATGCTTTGTCCACTGTCTCTCAAAGTATAATATACGTTATGATTATGGCTTTgcattagtcaagtcaagtcaagtcagttttatttgtatagtgcatttcacatgcacagagtgcaacccaaagcgctcatCCAGTAACCAGCAGAGTAAGTAGGCTATTACTCACAACAGTCTAATGTAAAACACAACCCAAAGCGCTCATCCATTAACCAGCAGAGTAAATATTACTCACAACAGTCTACTGTAAAACACATATTTTGACATCTACGGGAGTATGTTTAGTGTTAGTGAAGCTATATCTGCATAGCTTCACACTTCCTGCTGGACAAAACTGGTATTGATATATGGCAGCAAAGGGCATCAAGGCTTCTCTCTTGTGATAAACTGTATTCAGATCtaatattcagtttattaattatAATGCAGTTATGACTAGTTTATGGTTTAGTCTGTCATTGTACCGTAGCATTTCtttagtttttgtttattttattcattcatCCTGTAATCAAGGCACCAGCTGTGTGTCTTCTCTGACTGGTTCTTCTGACCCAAACTGGGTGAGTCAGGATGTAAGTTGATTTCTGCTTGAAATGATTAGCTAAGAGTTGAATGACCCGGATCTTAACAATGTGTATTTCCTGCTGAGTTCACTGGCTGGAGAACACGAAGACAGAATAACAAGCAAACAGGCCAGGCAAACGTCTCTGCTGCTACAAGACCATGAACAGAGAGACTGAGGAGGAGCTTCTTTCCTCAAGCCATCCGTATCCTGAACACACAAGACTAAATAAACAGCACTTACACTTTTTACTCACTTGGCCAtggactgtacacacactgcactttatACTCTTTATCTCTTGCTATTTATTAAATATTTCttgatctttctttcttcacactCGCGCAGAAAAAGCAGAACACCAAACACAAATTCACTACATGCTTTATGTTATTtcaatgtatgtgacaaataaattcATTCATTGTAGCCTGTCCTTGAATACCACAGCCCTGCAGAAGCATGTGACTATTTCAGGAATGTTTGTAAATAAAGAGGTTGCCAAGCAACCCAAGGGTGTGGGACCTGACTGAGGTTTTTAGATTCTGATTTGcagtcatacacataaaatacaCACTCCTCCTGGTAGGACAGAAGTGCACAAGGTTTTTCTTTCCCTTCAACAATACAATGAGTGTTtgatatagtatagtatatatacttttttgatcccgtgagggaaatttggtctctgcatttaacccaatcggtgaattagtgaaacacaaacagcacacagtgaacacacagtgaggtgtgaggtgaagcacacactaatcccggcgcagtgagctgcctgctacaacggcagcgctcggggagcagtgaggggttaggtgccttgctcaagggcacttcagctgcagcccactggtcggggctcgaacctgcaaccctccggttacaagtccagagtgctaaccagtgggccacggctgcccatgaaAAATAACATACCATCATTTTGAAAACTGTCTTAGGTCTGATTAGTTACATGTTCCGGATCATGCTAAAGAAAGTCTCCCCAGTGCTATAACCATTTATAATGATTCCCCTCTGTGCCGGGTGAGGAGAATCATATTTTGAAAGACAATGCACATTTACATTCAATTGAACAGAGATGCAGTATCCTAAATTCTATTTAATTCTCTCTATTTTAAATACAAAACCTCAGATATGTTCTGATGACATCACTGTCCAGGGTGGACCATTCAGCATTTCAAAGTTCCACTTTTACACCAGCAGATGTCAgcatgtgttttcatgtgtagACTAGTCACTGATCTAGACTACAAGAGACCAAGGAGGAGGAGGTTCAGTGATGAACCTGGCTACAGTATGTTAATTCAGAGTAAGTAGTCACAGAAGTGATATTTGTGATCTGTATATCTGCACATGATATTTAGGATCTTTACTATCTGTAGCTATATTGTCATTTTCTCTGACAGTCTTTTATGACACTCAAGAATAGAAATGCTCCTGTAATCAGCTTACAGTTGGTGGTGGTTTTACAATTGCAATTTTGAAAAATGCAGTACTGGCATTTCATGCAAGTTATTATAATGTACTACAGTTACTGTAAACAAAAGAAAATTAAACCAAAAATAACTCCAGGAATTAGTTTACTATATATTTTTCTGTTATTCTAGTAATTGTAAGAAATTAGGTGGCCGGTTAGATCCCATCTTCTTCTAAGAAAAGGGTAAAATATCACCTTGTGTGCCATATCCACCCTTGAACTGACCCCATCTCAATGTCTGCTTGCAGAAGATTCATGCAGGCATATGGTTGATGGTCAAATACTTGCAATAGTCATGATGAAAAGGTTTTAGAAATGGGAAGTTGAGgggcaagtacacacacacaactgtgaaATGAATGATACAGATAGAACAGGTACACAATGACTTACCTAGGGTGCAGTGGGGTCTACTTGTAGTGCTAAGGCTCAGACTGATTGGTGCTCagttttctgtgtatgtgtcttcaggtatgtgtgcgtatgtccaATTACCAGatgtgttttgcattttgaatagaAGAGTTTTCCCAATGATTGCAAATTTCATTTTTGAATGAAATGTCTGATGTAAGAAATGTGTAGTGTTTGCAGTAAGCGTGTTGCAGAACTGCAAACAAAGGTTTTTGGGGCTTTGGTTTAAGCATTCATTTTTAGTGTGTAAGTAATTGACAAAAAAATGAAGCAGCTTTAATTAGTCTGTCATACAATTTTTCCTATGcagcatttaaattagggcctaCTGAGCTAACAAACTATTGCTCACTAACTTCCTTCAGATTCACCACATCACAAGTAGGTGTGAGTAGAGACTTTTGTATTTAGAATAACTACACTATGAATCTGgtcgctttggtgcatttctcaaaccagaattgaaattctcaaaactgAATGtaatgaagcatttgggaacccACACCTCCCTCACGCAATTGCCTGGGGGGAGAGAAGTGTGGAGCTTTCCCCCCACATTGAGCTAAGTGGCCCTTCCCTTCCTATTCAAATTTATTCGTAGCTTGAGTGttggatggtttgtgtgttgattGGGGATAGTGTAATGAAGCTATCGCTCAGTTGACTGGAGCACGTATGTGGGGTAAATAGTAAATTGTAAAGTGACGTAACCACGACTACTAAACCTGTGACACATCCATGGCAAGCTGTCTTAACATTTAAAGGTTAAACATCAGATATGGCAAGCCATCTGCAATTAGAATTATGCCTAGAAGCAATGAAGCTACAGATATTGATAATACAGTGAAATATAGTTAagtttcatatacaaaattgtCTTATCAATTGAAAAAAGCAATTCAATGTTTTCAACCATTGGTTTGGGCATTTTGTCCCCTTTATTTTCTTCTCGGAGTACAACAGAATGCTTTATTTATATGTTAAAATCCCCAAATTTTCATCTGGGGGATGCCCCCAGACCCTTACAGGGGTTTACTATGCAAATATGTAACCTTTTTCAGCACACTTTCACAAAAATACATGTGATTGTGAATGATGAGTACCGGAACCTTTTTTTTCAAGCTCTGGTCAACAGTGAAAGCTCTGGTCAATAGTGAAAGCTCTGGTCAACAGTGTGAAAGCTCTGGTCAATAGTGAAAGCACTGGTCAATAGTGAAAGCTAGTGAAAGCACTGGTCAATAGTGAAAGCTAGTGAAAGCACTGGTCAACAGTGAAAGCACtggtcaatagtgaaagtaactttgtaaaactgttttgtcataTGAGACCATGGTGaggttagtttcactttgcctatgagttaaAATAATACGGGAGTGTAGCTGCATGTAGGCTGTAGGCCTGCTCTATACTCACAGCCTATTATGCTAGTCACacacaggttttagtaaagcaaggttcAGTGGATTTTTGGGTGGGCACTGGGCTGAGctgtatttttttaaaaccctTTTCAAGAACAAAACCACACCCCAAACATAAATAACAGAATATATTGTTCTTGAGTCTTTATTGAACTGTgtacaaataaaataacaaccatctgtttgacaaaaaaaaaaaaatggcaatgTAGGCTAAAACCCTTCAGGCAAACatgagggttttttttctgttttctgtttgtaaGATAATTCCACAAAGAGACACTCCTAGCCTAATGTAAccgaggtcgtaattcgtccgccgcacacggccctcgaacccgcacaCCTCCACACATTTTCAGGTCGTGGTAACGTTAATCCACAAGTTGTGCGagaacatccaaacacattatTGCGATTGAAGTTAAATCTAATTAAGTACTgtctctgataggcctacaggctacattACAGCGGCCCTTGTTCTtgtaaacacaaaaacaaacatcaacagaATTTGCGTAGGCATATTGAAATAAAGTGAACGTCCGCTAATGGATAAAACATCCACGAACAAACGCTAACCATTCTGATGACGTAGCGcctgcatttttaaaacatggcCGCGCCCTAGTGGCGAAAGTTGTTATTGAGTTGTTATTGTCATTTTCCAGTGAAACTACTTGAATTTCAGGTTTAATGAAAATCCATGTAtcttcaaaaaagaaaaagcaacCAAAAAATGGCCACAGTTCTCACTGCTTTATTTCCACTTTAAGGTttggggtgtgaggatttacacgagcaactaacatgctagctcagttcaactccgttacactcacctccctaaatcctcactcccaaccgggtcacggcaccactgtaaccgaggtcgtaattcgtccgccgctcacggccctcgaacccgcacacctccacacactggcatgggagtcgaacgctctaaccactgagctaaaagcccaggcttccaactcagcggttagaagcgttcttgaggttaggggtgtgaggatttacacgagcaactagcatgctagctcaatTAAACTCCGTTACACTAATTTCATAGTATTTACATTGGATGGCTGCTAGGCTAC is a genomic window of Alosa sapidissima isolate fAloSap1 chromosome 10, fAloSap1.pri, whole genome shotgun sequence containing:
- the LOC121720544 gene encoding protein S100-A1-like; this translates as MPSDLETSMETLIIVFHKYASREGDSGTLSRKELRTLMEAELAGFLRSQKDPDAVDRIMKDLDTNGDGEVNFEEFVSLVVGLSIACEQCFQLHMKKGKK